In Bactrocera oleae isolate idBacOlea1 chromosome 5, idBacOlea1, whole genome shotgun sequence, a genomic segment contains:
- the Pp2C1 gene encoding platelet binding protein GspB isoform X1 yields MLQQEHRQISHGKSMHHLTLPTNYKQTMNNLIKAKNNNSTTLTPVSTTTLDSSNRIQEQLQQTANTSVNYTNNMMGSTATAATPPTQPTQSVRNYGSNNTSPSTMGVNLRVTGQCSQGGRKYMEDYFSVAYQQSENAKDLEYAFIGIYDGHGGAEAATFAKEHLMMQIINQKAFWSESDHDVLRAIREGYIATHYAMWRDQENWPKTANGLLSTAGTTATIAFIRREKIYIGHVGDSGIVLGYQNEGEKFWRARQLTVDHKPESTEERARIQRSGGKVVVKSGVPRVVWNRPRNAGHRGPIRCNTPVDEVPFLAVARSLGDLWSYNSKRNVFVVSPDPDVQVIKINPKTFRCLIFGTDGLWNVVTPQEAVDTVYERECINERLQAYTNADSGNNEWTNPSKSLVERALKTWSSKKMRADNTSVVTVILYPSANDTTNTNCVAPNTLSYNSLPKDSCGLEYTEVCAEVPAPESYGISFEEIAEKHTMPEAFRNFDYLLDEEAINASLQMQHEENCERKYCSEELSYWNNWSWEERQSDCAGDYNHQVSTLATSSDVSICSKAIASHNTLCNTNGTITGDNDENAVDGVHAGCVNDNAECESAVLKYAHYSADASNASSDVSNELGNAGFMTFAESYNSFLNEHMSHDSTNSSNSNSNCQIISGTSEILQEQQLYQQQCMSEEEGYSLTKLETRREQQRCTSGVQTFKIFQTLDTSGTSYVPQRVEQQESNVQRVVEQTSRENANLQLQTTATAQLTVEETRELEAALTWEPPECAPLGPTITQFLTYPAEHQKPLELNSLLQQEREVEQQVAYERLEMQQRLAQANVIKLAAAHAERTDCKAEAEQPATLPIEEIEDVLVEEYIEEDDAESVELQLTEASNTAHKDARVQINEISSSMSEQTDCDSSISSSDSEMLASVAAMPCQKMQIIEKIEKIEILPQKLPTKLERLSNHTVLTTQKTPRHTQYKKSAGNAAVVCTTSTPAASHKPSEKVKVTTYDFTSRPPKACPARTSLKRSQTQFPNIPNENARAASESTSSHALSKRRRYDAYNDYVLGAVSSTSNKTVMNVANTNSNSNNCRNRRCNSNASMVHSGSTNCGTIALEKRQLRSNSGVVDYAKRTLRTRNSLSKDLKAKASLTSTMRRVTSQFLHETAVSLMSSSSALAQQRQQQRSSNAGANSGMALNRNGSGTNNHSCSSSSSVGRRARAEKLLTTSTDNLEAAFSHVINLRSRKVAHFAVAAAAAAVAVNHTQTTRRAKGVVGNSPLLTTSASTVLRRERHNLRSLSTRNAASPPGLMSANGQRDYAYGKTQTRSGLHATGICAYSLTSSAAPTSKLLNGAAGVNAATRPRTHALLLAKQSVGAGGSVPASGMLGVRGGGSATSSLTTPTSYGKRTTALRSGAVGSGSAGTIMLTRSGGRNGRRLNR; encoded by the exons ATGTTGCAACAAGAGCATCGCCAAATAAGCCATGGCAAAAGTATGCATCATCTAACATTGCCTAcaaattacaaacaaacaatGAACAATTTGATCAAAGCTAAGAACAACAATTCTACAACATTGACTCCGGTCAGCACAACAACACTTGACTCAAGTAATCGCATTCAGGAGCAACTGCAACAAACGGCGAACACAAGCGTAAATTACACAAATAATATGATGGGTTCAACTGCCACAGCAGCAACACCACCCACACAACCCACACAGAGTGTTCGCAATTACGGTAGCAACAACACATCACCTTCAACAATGGGTGTCAATTTACGCGTTACTGGCCAATGCAGCCAGGGTGGACGTAAATATATGGAAGATTACTTCTCGGTTGCCTATCAACAGTCGGAGAATGCCAAGGATCTTGAATATGCATTTATTGGCATTTACGATGGCCATGGTGGCGCCGAGGCAGCTACATTTGCCAAAGAGCATCTTATGATGCAGATTATCAATCAGAAGGCTTTCTGGTCGGAATCGGATCATGATGTATTAAGAGCAATACGCGAAGGTTATATTGCCACACACTATGCGATGTGGCGGGATCAAG AAAATTGGCCCAAAACCGCAAATGGCTTGTTGAGTACAGCCGGCACTACCGCCACAATCGCCTTCATACGTCGTGAGAAGATATATATTGGCCATGTTGGTGATTCGGGTATTGTGCTCGGCTATCAGAATGAGGGTGAGAAATTTTGGCGTGCTCGACAGTTGACTGTTGATCATAAGCCTGAATCGACGGAGGAACGTGCACGTATACAACGCTCTGGTGGTAAAGTGGTAGTCAAATCAGGTGTACCGCGTGTCGTTTGGAATCGGCCGCGTAATG caGGTCATAGAGGTCCAATTCGTTGCAACACACCCGTCGATGAAGTACCGTTTTTGGCTGTGGCGCGTAGTCTCGGTGATTTGTGGAGTTATAATTCCAAACGTAATGTATTTGTGGTTAGTCCAGATCCAGATGTACAAGTGATCAAAATAAATCCAAAGACTTTTAG ATGCTTAATTTTTGGCACGGACGGTCTATGGAATGTTGTAACACCACAAGAGGCTGTCGACACCGTCTACGAAAGAGAGTGCATTAATGAGCGTCTACAAGCATATACAAATGCCGACAGTGGCAATAACGAATGGACGAATCCCAGTAAAAGTTTAGTAGAGCGTGCTTTGAAAACGTGGTCGTCGAAAAAGATGCGTGCTGATAACACTTCGGTAGTCACTGTCATACTGTATCCATCTGCCAATGACACAACGAATACTAACTGCGTGGCTCCCAACACGCTCTCGTACAATAGCTTGCCAAAGGATAGTTGTGGTCTCGAATATACGGAGGTATGCGCTGAAGTTCCCGCACCTGAAAGTTATGGCATTTCTTTCGAGGAAATCGCAGAGAAACATACAATGCCTGAAGCCTTCCGCAATTTTGATTATTTGCTCGATGAAGAAGCTATAAATGCTTCACTGCAAATGCAGCATGAAGAGAATTGCGAGCGTAAATATTGTAGTGAAGAACTGTCATATTGGAATAACTGGAGTTGGGAAGAGCGTCAATCGGATTGTGCTGGTGATTATAATCATCAAGTGTCGACTTTGGCCACAAGTAGCGATGTAAGCATTTGTAGTAAGGCCATAGCAAGTCACAACACGCTGTGCAATACTAACGGTACCATAACAGGTGATAACGATGAAAATGCCGTAGATGGCGTACACGCGGGTTGTGTTAATGACAATGCCGAAtgcgaatcagctgttttgaaATACGCACATTACAGCGCTGATGCGTCAAATGCGTCGAGTGATGTCAGTAATGAATTGGGCAATGCCGGTTTCATGACTTTCGCTGAATCGTACAATTCATTTTTGAATGAACATATGTCACATGACAGCACCAACAGCTCTAATTCCAATTCGAATTGTCAAATCATTAGCGGTACGAGTGAGATATTACAAGAACAACAGTTGTATCAACAGCAGTGCATGTCCGAGGAGGAAGGTTATTCGCTAACCAAATTGGAAACGCGTCGCGAGCAACAACGCTGCACCAGTGGTgtacaaacatttaaaattttccaaacactTGACACAAGCGGCACCAGCTACGTGCCGCAACGCGTAGAACAACAAGAAAGCAACGTTCAGCGTGTGGTTGAGCAAACGTCACGAGAAAATGCAAACTTGCAGCTTCAAACCACTGCCACAGCGCAACTCACAGTTGAGGAAACGCGCGAACTGGAGGCTGCGCTGACCTGGGAACCGCCGGAATGTGCGCCACTGGGTCCAACAATCACTCAGTTTCTCACTTATCCAGCTGAACATCAAAAGCCGTTGGAGCTAAATTCGCTGCTTCAGCAAGAACGCGAGGTAGAGCAGCAAGTCGCCTATGAGCGACTCGAAATGCAGCAACGCCTGGCACAAGCAAATGTGATTAAGTTAGCGGCGGCTCACGCTGAACGCACGGATTGTAAAGCTGAAGCTGAACAGCCTGCCACTTTGCCTATTGAAGAAATTGAGGACGTGTTGGTTGAGGAGTACATTGAGGAAGACGACGCCGAAAGCGTAGAACTACAACTAACGGAAGCGTCAAATACGGCACACAAAGATGCAAGAGTACAAATCAACGAGATATCGTCTAGCATGTCGGAGCAGACGGATTGCGATAGCAGCATCAGCAGCAGTGACAGTGAAATGTTAGCATCCGTTGCCGCTATGCCATgccaaaaaatgcaaattattgAGAAAATCGAAAAGATTGAAATACTGCCACAGAAATTGCCAACGAAATTGGAACGTTTATCCAACCATACGGTGTTGACAACACAGAAAACACCACGCCACACACAGTACAAGAAGTCTGCAGGCAACGCAGCAGTTGTTTGTACAACCTCAACTCCGGCGGCAAGCCATAAGCCAAGTGAAAAGGTCAAAGTTACGACATACGACTTCACCTCACGTCCACCCAAAGCATGTCCTGCGCGCACGTCGCTCAAGCGCTCACAGACGCAATTCCCCAATATACCAAACGAGAATGCACGCGCCGCAAGTGAGTCGACATCATCGCATGCGCTCAGCAAACGGCGACGCTATGACGCCTACAACGACTATGTGCTGGGCGCGGTTAGCAGTACGAGCAATAAAACCGTTATGAACGTCGCTAACAcaaacagcaatagcaacaattgTCGCAATCGGCGCTGTAACAGTAACGCCTCCATGGTGCATTCGGGTAGCACCAACTGTGGCACTATCGCCTTGGAAAAACGCCAACTGCGCAGCAACAGCGGCGTCGTGGACTACGCCAAGCGTACCCTACGCACACGCAACTCGCTCAGCAAAGACCTAAAAGCAAAAGCATCACTAACCTCCACCATGCGTCGTGTGACCTCACAATTCTTGCACGAGACTGCCGTCAGTCTTATGAGCAGCAGCTCAGCGCTGGCGCAACAGCGCCAACAACAACGCAGCTCAAATGCAGGCGCTAACAGCGGCATGGCGTTGAATAGAAACGGCAGTGGCACGAACAACCATAGTtgcagtagcagcagcagtgTTGGACGCCGTGCACGTGCCGAAAAACTCTTAACGACAAGCACGGACAATTTGGAGGCTGCCTTCTCGCACGTCATCAATTTGCGTTCCCGCAAAGTGGCACATTTCGCTGTGgctgcagcagcagcggcggtGGCAGTCAATCACACACAGACGACGCGACGCGCGAAAGGCGTTGTCGGCAACAGTCCACTGCTCACCACATCCGCGTCTACAGTGCTGCGACGCGAACGCCACAATTTGCGCAGCTTAAGCACGCGCAATGCTGCCAGTCCGCCGGGTTTGATGTCTGCCAACGGGCAACGCGATTATGCTTATGGCAAGACCCAAACGCGCAGCGGTTTGCATGCAACCGGCATCTGCGCATACAGCTTGACGTCCAGCGCGGCGCCCACGTCTAAATTGCTCAATGGCGCAGCGGGTGTGAATGCGGCGACACGGCCGCGCACACACGCGCTGCTTCTGGCAAAACAGTCGGTGGGCGCTGGTGGTTCTGTGCCAGCGAGCGGTATGTTGGGCGTACGTGGCGGCGGCAGCGCCACAAGCTCGTTGACAACGCCCACCTCCTATGGCAAGCGCACGACAGCGCTGCGTAGTGGCGCGGTGGGTAGCGGCAGCGCAGGCACGATTATGCTGACGCGTAGTGGCGGACGCAATGGTAGAAGACTGAATCGTTAA
- the Pp2C1 gene encoding platelet binding protein GspB isoform X2 → MLQQEHRQISHGKSMHHLTLPTNYKQTMNNLIKAKNNNSTTLTPVSTTTLDSSNRIQEQLQQTANTSVNYTNNMMGSTATAATPPTQPTQSVRNYGSNNTSPSTMGVNLRVTGQCSQGGRKYMEDYFSVAYQQSENAKDLEYAFIGIYDGHGGAEAATFAKEHLMMQIINQKAFWSESDHDVLRAIREGYIATHYAMWRDQENWPKTANGLLSTAGTTATIAFIRREKIYIGHVGDSGIVLGYQNEGEKFWRARQLTVDHKPESTEERARIQRSGGKVVVKSGVPRVVWNRPRNGHRGPIRCNTPVDEVPFLAVARSLGDLWSYNSKRNVFVVSPDPDVQVIKINPKTFRCLIFGTDGLWNVVTPQEAVDTVYERECINERLQAYTNADSGNNEWTNPSKSLVERALKTWSSKKMRADNTSVVTVILYPSANDTTNTNCVAPNTLSYNSLPKDSCGLEYTEVCAEVPAPESYGISFEEIAEKHTMPEAFRNFDYLLDEEAINASLQMQHEENCERKYCSEELSYWNNWSWEERQSDCAGDYNHQVSTLATSSDVSICSKAIASHNTLCNTNGTITGDNDENAVDGVHAGCVNDNAECESAVLKYAHYSADASNASSDVSNELGNAGFMTFAESYNSFLNEHMSHDSTNSSNSNSNCQIISGTSEILQEQQLYQQQCMSEEEGYSLTKLETRREQQRCTSGVQTFKIFQTLDTSGTSYVPQRVEQQESNVQRVVEQTSRENANLQLQTTATAQLTVEETRELEAALTWEPPECAPLGPTITQFLTYPAEHQKPLELNSLLQQEREVEQQVAYERLEMQQRLAQANVIKLAAAHAERTDCKAEAEQPATLPIEEIEDVLVEEYIEEDDAESVELQLTEASNTAHKDARVQINEISSSMSEQTDCDSSISSSDSEMLASVAAMPCQKMQIIEKIEKIEILPQKLPTKLERLSNHTVLTTQKTPRHTQYKKSAGNAAVVCTTSTPAASHKPSEKVKVTTYDFTSRPPKACPARTSLKRSQTQFPNIPNENARAASESTSSHALSKRRRYDAYNDYVLGAVSSTSNKTVMNVANTNSNSNNCRNRRCNSNASMVHSGSTNCGTIALEKRQLRSNSGVVDYAKRTLRTRNSLSKDLKAKASLTSTMRRVTSQFLHETAVSLMSSSSALAQQRQQQRSSNAGANSGMALNRNGSGTNNHSCSSSSSVGRRARAEKLLTTSTDNLEAAFSHVINLRSRKVAHFAVAAAAAAVAVNHTQTTRRAKGVVGNSPLLTTSASTVLRRERHNLRSLSTRNAASPPGLMSANGQRDYAYGKTQTRSGLHATGICAYSLTSSAAPTSKLLNGAAGVNAATRPRTHALLLAKQSVGAGGSVPASGMLGVRGGGSATSSLTTPTSYGKRTTALRSGAVGSGSAGTIMLTRSGGRNGRRLNR, encoded by the exons ATGTTGCAACAAGAGCATCGCCAAATAAGCCATGGCAAAAGTATGCATCATCTAACATTGCCTAcaaattacaaacaaacaatGAACAATTTGATCAAAGCTAAGAACAACAATTCTACAACATTGACTCCGGTCAGCACAACAACACTTGACTCAAGTAATCGCATTCAGGAGCAACTGCAACAAACGGCGAACACAAGCGTAAATTACACAAATAATATGATGGGTTCAACTGCCACAGCAGCAACACCACCCACACAACCCACACAGAGTGTTCGCAATTACGGTAGCAACAACACATCACCTTCAACAATGGGTGTCAATTTACGCGTTACTGGCCAATGCAGCCAGGGTGGACGTAAATATATGGAAGATTACTTCTCGGTTGCCTATCAACAGTCGGAGAATGCCAAGGATCTTGAATATGCATTTATTGGCATTTACGATGGCCATGGTGGCGCCGAGGCAGCTACATTTGCCAAAGAGCATCTTATGATGCAGATTATCAATCAGAAGGCTTTCTGGTCGGAATCGGATCATGATGTATTAAGAGCAATACGCGAAGGTTATATTGCCACACACTATGCGATGTGGCGGGATCAAG AAAATTGGCCCAAAACCGCAAATGGCTTGTTGAGTACAGCCGGCACTACCGCCACAATCGCCTTCATACGTCGTGAGAAGATATATATTGGCCATGTTGGTGATTCGGGTATTGTGCTCGGCTATCAGAATGAGGGTGAGAAATTTTGGCGTGCTCGACAGTTGACTGTTGATCATAAGCCTGAATCGACGGAGGAACGTGCACGTATACAACGCTCTGGTGGTAAAGTGGTAGTCAAATCAGGTGTACCGCGTGTCGTTTGGAATCGGCCGCGTAATG GTCATAGAGGTCCAATTCGTTGCAACACACCCGTCGATGAAGTACCGTTTTTGGCTGTGGCGCGTAGTCTCGGTGATTTGTGGAGTTATAATTCCAAACGTAATGTATTTGTGGTTAGTCCAGATCCAGATGTACAAGTGATCAAAATAAATCCAAAGACTTTTAG ATGCTTAATTTTTGGCACGGACGGTCTATGGAATGTTGTAACACCACAAGAGGCTGTCGACACCGTCTACGAAAGAGAGTGCATTAATGAGCGTCTACAAGCATATACAAATGCCGACAGTGGCAATAACGAATGGACGAATCCCAGTAAAAGTTTAGTAGAGCGTGCTTTGAAAACGTGGTCGTCGAAAAAGATGCGTGCTGATAACACTTCGGTAGTCACTGTCATACTGTATCCATCTGCCAATGACACAACGAATACTAACTGCGTGGCTCCCAACACGCTCTCGTACAATAGCTTGCCAAAGGATAGTTGTGGTCTCGAATATACGGAGGTATGCGCTGAAGTTCCCGCACCTGAAAGTTATGGCATTTCTTTCGAGGAAATCGCAGAGAAACATACAATGCCTGAAGCCTTCCGCAATTTTGATTATTTGCTCGATGAAGAAGCTATAAATGCTTCACTGCAAATGCAGCATGAAGAGAATTGCGAGCGTAAATATTGTAGTGAAGAACTGTCATATTGGAATAACTGGAGTTGGGAAGAGCGTCAATCGGATTGTGCTGGTGATTATAATCATCAAGTGTCGACTTTGGCCACAAGTAGCGATGTAAGCATTTGTAGTAAGGCCATAGCAAGTCACAACACGCTGTGCAATACTAACGGTACCATAACAGGTGATAACGATGAAAATGCCGTAGATGGCGTACACGCGGGTTGTGTTAATGACAATGCCGAAtgcgaatcagctgttttgaaATACGCACATTACAGCGCTGATGCGTCAAATGCGTCGAGTGATGTCAGTAATGAATTGGGCAATGCCGGTTTCATGACTTTCGCTGAATCGTACAATTCATTTTTGAATGAACATATGTCACATGACAGCACCAACAGCTCTAATTCCAATTCGAATTGTCAAATCATTAGCGGTACGAGTGAGATATTACAAGAACAACAGTTGTATCAACAGCAGTGCATGTCCGAGGAGGAAGGTTATTCGCTAACCAAATTGGAAACGCGTCGCGAGCAACAACGCTGCACCAGTGGTgtacaaacatttaaaattttccaaacactTGACACAAGCGGCACCAGCTACGTGCCGCAACGCGTAGAACAACAAGAAAGCAACGTTCAGCGTGTGGTTGAGCAAACGTCACGAGAAAATGCAAACTTGCAGCTTCAAACCACTGCCACAGCGCAACTCACAGTTGAGGAAACGCGCGAACTGGAGGCTGCGCTGACCTGGGAACCGCCGGAATGTGCGCCACTGGGTCCAACAATCACTCAGTTTCTCACTTATCCAGCTGAACATCAAAAGCCGTTGGAGCTAAATTCGCTGCTTCAGCAAGAACGCGAGGTAGAGCAGCAAGTCGCCTATGAGCGACTCGAAATGCAGCAACGCCTGGCACAAGCAAATGTGATTAAGTTAGCGGCGGCTCACGCTGAACGCACGGATTGTAAAGCTGAAGCTGAACAGCCTGCCACTTTGCCTATTGAAGAAATTGAGGACGTGTTGGTTGAGGAGTACATTGAGGAAGACGACGCCGAAAGCGTAGAACTACAACTAACGGAAGCGTCAAATACGGCACACAAAGATGCAAGAGTACAAATCAACGAGATATCGTCTAGCATGTCGGAGCAGACGGATTGCGATAGCAGCATCAGCAGCAGTGACAGTGAAATGTTAGCATCCGTTGCCGCTATGCCATgccaaaaaatgcaaattattgAGAAAATCGAAAAGATTGAAATACTGCCACAGAAATTGCCAACGAAATTGGAACGTTTATCCAACCATACGGTGTTGACAACACAGAAAACACCACGCCACACACAGTACAAGAAGTCTGCAGGCAACGCAGCAGTTGTTTGTACAACCTCAACTCCGGCGGCAAGCCATAAGCCAAGTGAAAAGGTCAAAGTTACGACATACGACTTCACCTCACGTCCACCCAAAGCATGTCCTGCGCGCACGTCGCTCAAGCGCTCACAGACGCAATTCCCCAATATACCAAACGAGAATGCACGCGCCGCAAGTGAGTCGACATCATCGCATGCGCTCAGCAAACGGCGACGCTATGACGCCTACAACGACTATGTGCTGGGCGCGGTTAGCAGTACGAGCAATAAAACCGTTATGAACGTCGCTAACAcaaacagcaatagcaacaattgTCGCAATCGGCGCTGTAACAGTAACGCCTCCATGGTGCATTCGGGTAGCACCAACTGTGGCACTATCGCCTTGGAAAAACGCCAACTGCGCAGCAACAGCGGCGTCGTGGACTACGCCAAGCGTACCCTACGCACACGCAACTCGCTCAGCAAAGACCTAAAAGCAAAAGCATCACTAACCTCCACCATGCGTCGTGTGACCTCACAATTCTTGCACGAGACTGCCGTCAGTCTTATGAGCAGCAGCTCAGCGCTGGCGCAACAGCGCCAACAACAACGCAGCTCAAATGCAGGCGCTAACAGCGGCATGGCGTTGAATAGAAACGGCAGTGGCACGAACAACCATAGTtgcagtagcagcagcagtgTTGGACGCCGTGCACGTGCCGAAAAACTCTTAACGACAAGCACGGACAATTTGGAGGCTGCCTTCTCGCACGTCATCAATTTGCGTTCCCGCAAAGTGGCACATTTCGCTGTGgctgcagcagcagcggcggtGGCAGTCAATCACACACAGACGACGCGACGCGCGAAAGGCGTTGTCGGCAACAGTCCACTGCTCACCACATCCGCGTCTACAGTGCTGCGACGCGAACGCCACAATTTGCGCAGCTTAAGCACGCGCAATGCTGCCAGTCCGCCGGGTTTGATGTCTGCCAACGGGCAACGCGATTATGCTTATGGCAAGACCCAAACGCGCAGCGGTTTGCATGCAACCGGCATCTGCGCATACAGCTTGACGTCCAGCGCGGCGCCCACGTCTAAATTGCTCAATGGCGCAGCGGGTGTGAATGCGGCGACACGGCCGCGCACACACGCGCTGCTTCTGGCAAAACAGTCGGTGGGCGCTGGTGGTTCTGTGCCAGCGAGCGGTATGTTGGGCGTACGTGGCGGCGGCAGCGCCACAAGCTCGTTGACAACGCCCACCTCCTATGGCAAGCGCACGACAGCGCTGCGTAGTGGCGCGGTGGGTAGCGGCAGCGCAGGCACGATTATGCTGACGCGTAGTGGCGGACGCAATGGTAGAAGACTGAATCGTTAA